Proteins encoded in a region of the Vitis riparia cultivar Riparia Gloire de Montpellier isolate 1030 chromosome 7, EGFV_Vit.rip_1.0, whole genome shotgun sequence genome:
- the LOC117918851 gene encoding uncharacterized protein LOC117918851 has translation MATSPSVAGGEKKHWWLRNKKIVDKYVKDARCLIATQEQSEIASALNLLDAALGLSPRFEVALELKARSLLYLRRFKDVADMLQDYIPSLKMVSDDSSSDNSSQQLSRERVKLLSSSNNSSSDSPIRDPSFKCFSVSDLKKKVMAGLCKNCEKEGQWRYLVLGQACCHLGLMEDAMVLLQTGKRLAMAALRRESICWSDDSFSLSNFPITNDITTNNAPATPPRTEFESITQLLSHIKLLLRRKTAALAALDAGLYSEAIRHFSKILDGRRGAPQGFLSECFMHRATAYRSAGRIAESIADCNRTLALDPTCIQALSTRASLLESIRCLPDCLHDLEHLKLLYNSILRDRKLPGPAWKRHNVQYREIPGKLCALSTKIQELKQRVVSGETGNVDYYALIGLRRGCSRSELERAHLLLCLRHKPDKATNFVERCDFADDRDLDSVKDRAKMSALLLYRLLQKGYSSVMATIMDEEAAEKQRKKAAAALQATAIQAQQTQEQPKKESELENQATAAPQQQTSTASVFQGVFCRDLAVVGNLLSQAGFNRPIPVKYEALSC, from the exons ATGGCTACTTCTCCATCTGTTGCCGGTGGGGAAAAGAAGCACTGGTGGCTCAGGAACAAAAAG ATCGTGGACAAGTACGTGAAAGACGCTCGATGCCTGATCGCGACTCAAGAACAGAGCGAGATCGCATCAGCTCTCAATCTCCTGGACGCGGCTCTGGGTTTGTCGCCACGCTTCGAAGTGGCTCTGGAGCTCAAAGCTCGGTCTCTTCTCTATCTCCGGCGATTCAAGGACGTCGCGGATATGCTTCAGGACTACATTCCCAGTCTCAAAATGGTGTCCGATGATTCTTCCTCCGACAACTCGTCTCAGCAGCTCTCCAGGGAGCGAGTCAAGCTTCTGTCCTCTTCCAACAACTCATCCTCCGACTCACCGATTCGTGACCCATCTTTCAAGTGCTTTTCGGTTTCGGACCTGAAGAAGAAGGTCATGGCCGGGCTCTGTAAAAACTGCGAAAAAGAAGGGCAATGGAG GTACTTGGTTCTTGGCCAAGCTTGTTGCCACCTTGGCCTAATGGAGGACGCCATGGTTCTTCTCCAGACCGGAAAACGCCTTGCCATGGCCGCGCTCCGGCGAGAGAGCATATGCTGGTCGGACGACAGCTTCTCATTGTCCAATTTTCCGATCACCAACGACATAACCACCAACAACGCCCCAGCGACGCCGCCCAGAACAGAGTTCGAGAGCATCACACAGCTTCTCAGCCACATTAAGCTCCTCCTCCGCCGCAAGACAGCCGCTCTGGCTGCCCTCGACGCTGGCCTCTACTCCGAGGCCATCCGCCACTTCTCAAAGATCCTTGATGGTCGCCGCGGCGCCCCACAAGGGTTCCTTTCCGAATGCTTCATGCACCGAGCCACCGCCTATCGATCGGCGGGTCGAATTGCAGAGTCTATAGCTGATTGTAATCGAACTTTGGCTCTGGACCCGACTTGTATTCAGGCTCTCAGCACCAGAGCTTCTCTTCTTGAATCGATCAGATGCTTACCTGATTGTCTTCACGATCTGGAGCACCTGAAGCTTCTGTACAATTCGATTTTGCGGGATCGAAAGCTTCCAGGGCCTGCTTGGAAGAGACACAATGTGCAGTATAGGGAGATTCCAGGAAAGCTTTGCGCATTGTCCACGAAAATTCAGGAGCTGAAACAGAGGGTTGTTTCTGGGGAGACTGGGAACGTTGATTACTACGCTTTGATTGGGCTGAGACGTGGGTGTTCGAGGTCTGAATTGGAGAGAGCCCATTTGCTGCTTTGTCTAAGGCACAAGCCTGATAAAGCTACAAACTTTGTGGAGAGGTGCGATTTTGCGGATGATCGTGATCTGGATTCAGTCAAGGACAGGGCCAAGATGTCTGCTTTGTTGCTCTACAGATTGCTGCAGAAGGGGTATTCAAGCGTAATGGCCACAATCATGGACGAAGAAGCAGCggagaaacaaaggaaaaaggCAGCAGCAGCTCTACAAGCGACGGCTATACAAGCCCAACAGACCCAAGAACAACCCAAGAAGGAATCAGAACTCGAAAACCAAGCCACAGCGGCGCCCCAACAGCAAACTTCAACTGCATCAGTTTTTCAAGGTGTGTTCTGCAGAGACCTTGCTGTAGTTGGAAATCTACTGTCACAAGCTGGGTTCAATCGTCCAATTCCGGTTAAGTACGAGGCACTGAGCTGCTGA